The following is a genomic window from Paenibacillus antri.
GTCGCGTACCGGCTGACGAAGCCGATGCACTACGTCGGTTATTACTTCGCTTGGTATAACGCGGACGTCGGACTTCGGCTCGGCATCAATCTGCTCGTCGGCGGCGCGCTCGGCTTGCTCGTGTTCGGCGTCCCGGACTTCGGGTACGGCTGGCTCGCGTTCGCCGTCGTGGCGGTCGGGGCGATCGCGGTCAGCTTTCTGCTGAACATGATCGTCGCCTTATGCGCCTTCTGGGTCGAGGAGACGACGGGGTTGGAATTCGTCTACAAGAAGCTGTTGTTTACGGTCGGGGGCATGCTCATGCCGCTCGAGATGTTCCCGCTCTGGCTGCAGGACGTGTGCAAGTGGCTGCCGTTCCAGGCGGTGTTGTACTTCCCGGCGTCCACCGTCACGAGCTTCGAGCCGTCGAAGCTGTTCGGCATGCTGGCGGTGCAGTGGGGCTGGGTAGCGGCGCTTGCCGGGATCGTATTCTGGATGTACGGGAGAGGGGTGCGAAAGCTCAATGTTAACGGCGGGTAGACGAACGCGGGCGACGCTCGCTTATCTGTGGACGTGTTGGAAGCTGAATTTGGCGGGAGCGATGGAGTTTCGCACGAGCTTCCTGTTGATGGCGGGCATGATGGTGCTCAACAATTTCGTCTGGATTTTCTTTTGGAGCTTATTTTTCCAACGGTTCGACGTCGTGAACGGGTGGACGCTGCAGGACGTCATGATGCTGTGGGCGGTCAGCGCGGGGGGCTTCGGCGTCGCGGCGACGCTGTTCGGCAATATGACGAGGCTGGCGACGCTCATCGCGAACGGGCAGCTCGACGTGTACCTCGTGCAGCCGAAGCCGGTGCTGCCGAGCGTGCTCGCGAGCCGCATGTCGGTGACGGCGATCGGGGACGCGGCATTCTCCGTTATGCTGTACGTCATGTTCGGCGACGGCTCGTGGCTCGGCTTCGCCAAGTACGCGCTGGCTCACCTCGTGGCGGCGTCGATCTTCCTGTTTTTCTTGGTGATCATGCATTCGCTCGCCTTCTGGATCGGCAACGCGGAAGGCTTGACGGGACAGATGTTCAACGCCCTGCTCTCGGTATCGACGTATCCGACGGACATCTTCAAAGGCTGGGCGCGCGTCATCGTCTTTACGGCGGTGCCGGCCGGATTCATCTCCTACATGCCGATCGGCCTGATGCGGGGCGCCGTGCAGTGGGATTTCCTGCTCGGCGCGCTCGGGATGTCGGCGGCGCTGGCGGCGGGCGGGACGTGGTTTTTCTACGCGGGACTGCGTCGCTACAGCTCGGGCAATATGATGGCGATGCGGAGCTAAGTTAAGAGCGCGGCGCGAAAATCGTCCGATTCATCAGCACCAGGATGCTCTGCAAGAACGTGTAGATCGGGATGGAATACAGGATGAGATAACCTTCTTTGTAGTGGAACAGCCCGACGAGCAGCCCGACGTATTCGATGAGTAACGCAAGAGCGACCCAAACGACGATATAGAACATGAGAAATACGCCGCGGATCCGCCGCCGTTCGAGGAAATAGATGAAGAAATATCCGAAGGGCGCGTACATCAAGTAGGAGAAAATGTCGAACCCCGTATAAGCCGCCTGATCGCCGACGTCGTACAGGTCGAAGGGCGGCACCGCGATCGTATGATCGAACATGAGGCCGGCGACGACGCCGAACAACAGGCCGAAGAGCGTCTGCGTCGGCGCGAGCCGCTTCGGACACAAGAGGAAGGCGATGGAGCCGGCGGCGATCATGGCGATGACGTACCATTCGTTAGCGTTGAACGCGGTATCGTAGACGACGTTATGATCCAAGGTCGCCAGTCTCCTTTTTCCAAAGCTTCATCAAGCCCGCGCCCAAGAGGTAGGTCGCTCCCATGATCGCGGCGATCAACGCGATTTCGAGCGCCAAGTTCCAATGGATGTCGCGGATGACGCCCATCCATCGCAGCGAATATCCGGTCGCCAGGAGATACGAAAACACCGCGAGCGTGGCGACCGTCTTTCTTGGGCGCGTGTCCGCCGTCAGGACGGCATTGGCGAACGCTAGCATCGCGAGCGAGAAGGTCACGTCGCGATGGAGGACCGCGGCTAGAAATTCAGGGACTTTCATGTCGACCGTATACAACTTGTACGTGAAGCTGAGGAGCGTAAATTTGTTGATGTCGATGACGGCCACCGCCATATACAGCAGGACGTTCACCTTCAGAGGCAGCTTGTCCGGCAGCGACGCCAATGCATGGATGGCGACCCACATCTGAAGCAAGACGACGACGAGTGGCATAGCAACCTCCGGGATATTGACGCTTGTTTAATGAAGCGGGCGGCCGATTTCGAAAATCTCCATCTTCTCGTCGTCGGAGAGCGACACGCGGGTGCGCAGCGACTCGATGCGGCAGCCGAGCTCGGCGGCGAATTCCGTGCGGAGCGCTTGCTCGTAGTCGGCGTTCCTTACGACGGGCAAGCCCCGGGCGACGACGACGATGCGGCGGTCGGAGGCGATGACGTGCGTCTCCGAGGAGGCGGCGCCGATCGTCTGGCGTTCGACGCGGTTATACAGCTGACGAATGGATTCTTCCAAGGTTAAAGCGGGACGGTTGAGCGAAGACGTCATGGCGGATCGGGGCTCCTTAGGGTAACCGTTTTCTTACCAGTATTGCCCGAATTCGCGCTTTGCAATCCAAGCGGGCGATGGTAATGTAGTGTTACATAATTCTTAGGGGGCTCGCGGCGTGAAGGCGTTGACGGAACGAATCTTATCGGGGGCGGCCGCGTCCGCGGCGCTTCCTTTCGTTATCTTCGGCGGAAGTCGGCTGCTGGGGCATTCCGGAGGAGCGGACTGGCAGGCGTTCCTCTTCGTCTCGCTGTACTCGCTGCCGGTGTTTCTGACGTTGGGGATCGCCGCTTCCGTGTTGGCGGATTGGCTCGCGGACCGCATCGACGCGGATGCGGGGGAAGGCGGCTCCGTCTTCCGGCGCGGCGTACGGTCGTACTTCGTGCATCTTGTCTTGTACGCGGCTGCCGGCTACGGCATCTTCATCGGCTTGGTACGGCTGCTGGACGGCGCCGATTCGCCGGAGTCGACGAGCCTTCTCGGCGCGACCTTAGGCGTCTCGGCGGCGGTGTTGTATTACCACGCGCTGCTGGTGTTTCGCGGTTGGGGGGCGAGCTCGCACCGGCGCCGGTTCGGCGAAGTCGTCGAGACGGATCGGCTCGTGCTGGAGCCGTGTACGGAGGAGCGGTACGCGGAAGCGAACCGGGAGGGCTATCCGCTCGGCAACCACGTGAAGACGTACATGCAGTCGCTTCGGCGGCACCCGAAGCTGTTAGGCTGGGGCGTCTGGTTCGTTCGGCTGAAGGAGACGGGGGAGATTATCGGCGATGCCGGGTTCAAGGGCAACCCGGATTATACCGGCGCGGTCGATATCGGTTACGGCTTCCTGCCGGAGCACCGGGGCCGCGGCTACGCGACGGAGACGGCGAAGGCGCTCGTCGCCTGGGCGTTCGCGCACGGCGCGGGCCGCGTGACGGCGGAGACGCTGCGCGATAACGCCGCGTCGATTCGCGTACTGCGCAAGAACGGGTTCCGGCTGTACCGGGAGGAGGAGCATTATCATTGGCTGCTCGACGCGTCGGAGCGGCTGCGGGGGCGGTAGGAGGGGATTCGGCATCATCGGAATTTTTCGATGATGCCTTTTTAGTAGGGAGCGGGCCTTGTTGGAGGGGCGTAGTCGGAGAAAGTCCGACTAAACCGCCCTGGGAGCTGCGCGGGGGGCGAATAGTCGGAGGAAGTCCGACTACACCGCCTTCGGAGCCGCGCCGGGGGCGAATAGTCGGAGAAAGTCCGACTACACCGCCTTCGGAGCCGCGCCAGGGGCGAATAGTCGGAGAAAGTCCGACTAAACCGCCCTGGGAAGCGCGCCGAGGGGCGAATAGTCGGAGAAAGTCCGACTACACCGCCTTCGGAGCCGCGCTGGGGGCCCCATAGTCGGAGAAATGGACCTCCGTCAAGAAAGTGGACACAAGTTTTATGAAAAAAATCTCTTAAGCCGTAAATTGTGCGGCAAAACGAACCGGCGACAAATATCCCAGCGACCCATGGATTCGTTTCCGGTTATAGAAGAATTCA
Proteins encoded in this region:
- a CDS encoding ABC transporter permease gives rise to the protein MLTAGRRTRATLAYLWTCWKLNLAGAMEFRTSFLLMAGMMVLNNFVWIFFWSLFFQRFDVVNGWTLQDVMMLWAVSAGGFGVAATLFGNMTRLATLIANGQLDVYLVQPKPVLPSVLASRMSVTAIGDAAFSVMLYVMFGDGSWLGFAKYALAHLVAASIFLFFLVIMHSLAFWIGNAEGLTGQMFNALLSVSTYPTDIFKGWARVIVFTAVPAGFISYMPIGLMRGAVQWDFLLGALGMSAALAAGGTWFFYAGLRRYSSGNMMAMRS
- a CDS encoding ABC transporter permease — encoded protein: MRNAALAWRKYPAVTRITLKNSFAYVADFFVRTVFLIVILYIFMQLWSATYAGEGEPSIAGYTFSDMVWYLIVSEAITLALPSLSAIVEQDVKSGDVAYRLTKPMHYVGYYFAWYNADVGLRLGINLLVGGALGLLVFGVPDFGYGWLAFAVVAVGAIAVSFLLNMIVALCAFWVEETTGLEFVYKKLLFTVGGMLMPLEMFPLWLQDVCKWLPFQAVLYFPASTVTSFEPSKLFGMLAVQWGWVAALAGIVFWMYGRGVRKLNVNGG
- a CDS encoding GNAT family N-acetyltransferase — translated: MKALTERILSGAAASAALPFVIFGGSRLLGHSGGADWQAFLFVSLYSLPVFLTLGIAASVLADWLADRIDADAGEGGSVFRRGVRSYFVHLVLYAAAGYGIFIGLVRLLDGADSPESTSLLGATLGVSAAVLYYHALLVFRGWGASSHRRRFGEVVETDRLVLEPCTEERYAEANREGYPLGNHVKTYMQSLRRHPKLLGWGVWFVRLKETGEIIGDAGFKGNPDYTGAVDIGYGFLPEHRGRGYATETAKALVAWAFAHGAGRVTAETLRDNAASIRVLRKNGFRLYREEEHYHWLLDASERLRGR